Proteins encoded together in one Neobacillus sp. FSL H8-0543 window:
- a CDS encoding DUF91 domain-containing protein — protein sequence MPIEVGIWKVNSGIKKVDFSVIESERKLEDILAKDLSILSDDLLLIGRQVQTEYGKYLDMLAIDGEGNLHIIELKKNRAPREVVAQALDYASWVQNLSYDQVLRIYEDKNNGPLEEAFAEKFDDSLPDKLNDTHQITIVSSQLDSETERIINYLSNNYDVPINAVFFRYFEEGEQHFLTRSWLLDPNVIDEKSSNTKVENKKEKWNKQDFVVNFEDKASRKWEDAVKYGFISAGGGRWYSRTLNQLFVGARIFCMIPKSGYVGIGKVIDTVKPIKDVTFKIDQEEVKIAELNLKAQNMLHDAEDLEKCEYIVKVEWLKYVPKEQAFWVKGLKANQNSAFKLRSQYTIDKVSEFFELNTEE from the coding sequence ATGCCTATAGAAGTTGGAATTTGGAAGGTAAATAGCGGTATAAAAAAGGTGGATTTCTCTGTAATTGAATCAGAAAGAAAATTAGAAGATATATTGGCAAAAGATTTATCAATTCTTTCCGATGACCTTTTATTAATTGGTAGACAGGTTCAAACAGAGTATGGGAAGTATTTAGATATGTTAGCAATAGATGGAGAGGGAAACCTTCATATTATTGAATTAAAGAAGAATAGAGCACCTAGAGAAGTAGTTGCTCAAGCATTAGACTATGCTTCCTGGGTACAGAATCTTTCATATGATCAAGTATTAAGAATATACGAAGATAAAAATAACGGCCCCTTAGAAGAAGCATTTGCTGAAAAGTTTGATGATAGTTTACCAGATAAGTTGAATGACACACATCAAATTACAATTGTTTCATCACAACTTGATAGTGAGACAGAAAGAATAATAAATTACTTATCAAATAATTATGACGTTCCAATCAATGCTGTTTTCTTCCGTTATTTCGAAGAGGGGGAACAACATTTTTTAACTAGAAGTTGGCTTTTAGATCCTAATGTAATAGATGAGAAATCTAGTAATACAAAAGTAGAGAATAAAAAGGAAAAATGGAATAAACAAGATTTTGTAGTTAATTTTGAAGATAAGGCATCTAGAAAATGGGAAGATGCAGTAAAATATGGATTTATTTCAGCAGGAGGAGGACGGTGGTATAGTAGGACATTAAACCAATTATTTGTTGGTGCTAGAATATTTTGTATGATTCCCAAAAGTGGGTATGTTGGTATAGGAAAAGTTATAGATACAGTCAAACCTATAAAAGATGTTACATTTAAGATTGACCAAGAAGAAGTCAAAATCGCTGAATTAAATCTTAAAGCACAAAATATGCTCCACGACGCTGAAGACCTCGAAAAGTGTGAGTACATTGTCAAAGTGGAGTGGTTAAAGTATGTTCCTAAAGAGCAAGCATTTTGGGTTAAAGGATTAAAAGCAAACCAGAACAGTGCCTTTAAATTAAGAAGTCAGTATACTATTGATAAAGTTTCGGAGTTTTTTGAACTTAATACAGAAGAATAG